Part of the Gemmatimonadota bacterium genome, GCGCACCTGCGCGAACTCTCGGAGACCGCGACCCGCGCGGCCGACCAGCTCGCGGACGGCATCCGTCAGGCCACCGCCATCACGCGCGAGGTCGCGCTCGCGGGCGGCACGATCTTCTTCTGCGGCAACGGCGGCAGCGCCGCCGATGCGCAGCACATGTCGACGGAGTACGTCGTCCGCTACCAGCGGAAGCGCCGTCCCCTCCGCTCGATCGCGCTCACGACCGACACGTCGATCCTCACGGCGGCGGGGAACGACTTCTCGTTCGACGAGATCTTCAGCCGCCAGCTCGAGGCCCTCGGCCGCGCGGGGGACCTCCTGATGGTGCACACCACGAGCGGCAACTCGCCCAACTGCCTTCGGGCGATCGAGACGGCGAAGGGACTGGGAATGCGGAGCATCGCGC contains:
- a CDS encoding SIS domain-containing protein; protein product: MTIDPVAHLRELSETATRAADQLADGIRQATAITREVALAGGTIFFCGNGGSAADAQHMSTEYVVRYQRKRRPLRSIALTTDTSILTAAGNDFSFDEIFSRQLEALGRAGDLLMVHTTSGNSPNCLRAIETAKGLGMRSIALTAKDGGKVKGMADLCLVVPTQRTDRAQEIHLAIQHAICDVIDAEVAG